In Actinomycetota bacterium, the sequence AATCTACATGAAGGTGGAAGGACTCTTGATAAGTATCTCTTATACGTTCTCAAAATGAAAATTAATACTTTCTTTCCTATATCTGAGATTATGTTAATATTTTTATTTTTATCTATTGACATTTTTCTCATAATTATTTTTTTATAAATATCCCTAACAGGATTTATGTTGTTAAACTTTCCCTAAAATTTTTAAATATATATTATGCATTATCAAGTGAACTTAATTGAGTTCGTCTTCAACTATAATTTTTGCACTTTTTAAAGACTTTATCAAAGATTTCTTAATATAATAAAAATCATGTTTTATTTCAACATTTTTCACAGAAACTACGATATCATAACCATAAAATATCTTTTTATAACTTTTCTCTATACTTCTCAGTGATTCCCTTATCCACCTCTTTATTTTGTTTCTAAATATGGCTTTCCCCACCTTAGAGCTAATGCTTATTCCCAACCTGTTTGTTTTATCTTCGTCCCTTTTTCTGTAATATATCGTAATTATTTCACCTGTAACCCTTTCTCCTTCTCTGAAAATTAAATGAAAATCCTTTTTTGATTTTAATCTTCCTATCATTAATACTGCCTATTTTTTAAACAGTTAATTTCTTTCTTCCTTTCTTTCTTCTATTCTTTATAACCGTTCTACCACCAGGACTTTTCATTCTATTTCTAAAACCGTGAGTTCTTTTTCTCTTCCTTTTCTTTGGTTGATAAGTTCTTTTCATCTTAAATACAAAGCTCATATACCCTTTTTAAAAATTTGGGTATTAGAGCTCTTCTCCTTTCTAATTGATATTTTTCTCGGAAATTTATAGATTGTATTATAACTATACCTATTTATTTGTGCAAGCAAAATATTAATTTGATTGTTTGGTAATAATTTTATTACAAAATTTTACCGTATTTTTTTATTATTTTTTTTATTTTTTATTTTTCTAAAAATCTGTTTTTTTTATTTAAATTATACTAATATCTTTTTGGTATGTTTCCAAAGGCATTTTACCCTCCCCTTATCCCCTCCCGTAAAGGGAGGGGGATCGAGTGAAAAATCTGTCCTTGGCCATCGTGTGTAAAGCCTGTCCTTGAGCGAAGTGAAGGGGGGGGTAGGGAAAAGTGAAGGAAGGAAATATAGCAAAAGCTTTTAAAATTTGTTTTTTTATTTTTTTCCTAATATTAAAAAATATTAGAAATTTATTAACAGCTGTGGAAAATCCTGTGGATATCTTTATAAAAATCCTGTTCTATTATTGTTTTGTGTTTTTCATATTTTTTTTCTTTCTTATTATTTATGTGCTAATATCTTAAAAAATTACTGTTAATAAGTATCTTAAAAAGATTTATTTTCCAAAAAATTTTGAAAACTGTTACACCTGTGTTATTATCCTATATTATAAGAGTTTTTAAATTTTTTTATATTATCTGGTGACCTATATGAGAGACTTTTTGAGACAAGTTATAGAAGAGAGAACTCTAAAAAAAGGTAAGGAAAAAATAGATGAAAAGGTCTATGAAAGTGAAATCAGACCTACTGGTAAAAAGGTTAGAATAGCCTTATATGATTCATTTGCATCTACTCCACAAATTATTGAACTAAAGGAGAATGAAATTAGAGAGTTTATGGATTTGCTTAGTCAAAAGACATATCAATATTCTCATGATCGTGGAGGTAAGATACCTTATGTAGTTATAAAAGAGATAGTGGAAAATTTAATTCATGCTAATTTTAATGATGTAGTTGTAAGTATCTATAAAGATGGGAATGTTATAAGAATATCTGATCAGGGGCCAGGAATAACTGATAAGAAAAAGGCTATCCTTCCAGGTTTTACCACGGCTAAAGATGATATGAAAAGGTATATAAGAGGTGTTGGTTCTGGACTTCCTATTGCCAAAGAAAGTATAGAACTATCCGGAGGCAGTATGAATATTGATGACAATCTCTCCTCGGGCACAGTAATAACATTATCTCTCCCAACATATGGATATAAAGATGTTGGCCCAAAAAAGGGGGGGTTAAAATCATCCCAACAAATTAGCTTGTCCAAAAGGCAAAGCAAAGTACTCTTTCTAATTACTGAATTAAGCAAAGCTGGTCCCTCAAAGGTCGCATCGGAGCTTAATATTAGTCTTTCAACCGCATATAGAGAACTTGTTTTTCTCGAAGACATTGGGTTTATAAAATCAGATAAAGGGGGGAAAAGATCTCTTACTAAAAGAGGTTTAGAATTTTTAGAAAATTTCTTTTCAACATTTAAGGTATAGGAATGAAAAAACAGGAAGATTTAGTTTGGAATAAGGTATTAGATTTAATAAAAGCTGAGTTAAATATCCCGACTTTTAAAACATGGTTTGAAAACACAAGACCTATTTCTGTGGACAATTCCACTCTCTTAGTTTCCGTTCCCAATCGGTTTGCCAAGGAGTGGTTAGAATCTAGATATCTATCTTTAATAAATAACTCAATAAAAAGAGTTACGAGTGTTTCTTGTTCTGTTGAAATTGTCGTAGATAAAAACTCCTTAGTTGATTCCCATTCTAAGCCTACTAAAAAAATACCTTTCTTTTCTAAATTCAGTAAACCTAAGATTAAAAAATACGGGGACCTTTATCCAAAATATACCTTTGAAACATTTGTTATAGGAGAGAGTAATAGGTTTGCTCATGCCGCAGCTTTAGCTGTAGCTGAGTCTCCAGCTAAATCATACAATCCACTATTTATTTATGGTGGGGTAGGTCTGGGAAAAACCCATCTGCTTAATGCAATTGGTCATTACATTAGAAATCAGTATCCAAATATTTTAGTTAAGTATGTTACCAGTGAGAAATTCTTAAACGAATTCATAAATTCTATTAGGGATGATAAGTCTAATTTGTTCCAGAAGAAATATAGAAATAATGATGTTTTATTAATTGATGACATTCAATTTTTGGGTGATAAAACGAGAACTCAGATTGAGTTCTTTCACACATTTAACGACCTTTATAACTCTAATAAACAAATAGTAATTTCAAGTGATCGTCCCCCTAATAATATCCCTGAACTGGAAGAAAGACTAAGATCTCGTTTTGAATGGGGTCTAATAACAGATATCCAGCCACCAGATCTTGAAACCAGGATAGCCATTTTAAGAAAGTTTTCAATGAGAGAAGGATATCAGATTCCTGATGGTGTTATGGAATATATCGCTGACAGAATTAAGTCTAATATAAGGGAGCTTGAGGGAGCCCTTATCAGAGTTGCTGCTTACGCATCTTTAAATAGAATCCCAATTGACATTAACCTAAGTGAAGAAGTTTTAAGGGACATCTTTCCGGAAAATTCATCTCACATTATTACAATAAATACAATTCAAAAAGAGGCTTGTAAATATTTCTCCATTCCATTGAAAAGATTTATTAGTAAGGAAAGAACTAAGGAAATTGCTCTTCCCAGACAAATAGCTATGTATTTATGCAGAGAGCT encodes:
- the rnpA gene encoding ribonuclease P protein component, with protein sequence MIGRLKSKKDFHLIFREGERVTGEIITIYYRKRDEDKTNRLGISISSKVGKAIFRNKIKRWIRESLRSIEKSYKKIFYGYDIVVSVKNVEIKHDFYYIKKSLIKSLKSAKIIVEDELN
- the rpmH gene encoding 50S ribosomal protein L34, whose protein sequence is MKRTYQPKKRKRKRTHGFRNRMKSPGGRTVIKNRRKKGRKKLTV
- a CDS encoding ATP-binding protein; this encodes MRQVIEERTLKKGKEKIDEKVYESEIRPTGKKVRIALYDSFASTPQIIELKENEIREFMDLLSQKTYQYSHDRGGKIPYVVIKEIVENLIHANFNDVVVSIYKDGNVIRISDQGPGITDKKKAILPGFTTAKDDMKRYIRGVGSGLPIAKESIELSGGSMNIDDNLSSGTVITLSLPTYGYKDVGPKKGGLKSSQQISLSKRQSKVLFLITELSKAGPSKVASELNISLSTAYRELVFLEDIGFIKSDKGGKRSLTKRGLEFLENFFSTFKV
- the dnaA gene encoding chromosomal replication initiator protein DnaA; translated protein: MKKQEDLVWNKVLDLIKAELNIPTFKTWFENTRPISVDNSTLLVSVPNRFAKEWLESRYLSLINNSIKRVTSVSCSVEIVVDKNSLVDSHSKPTKKIPFFSKFSKPKIKKYGDLYPKYTFETFVIGESNRFAHAAALAVAESPAKSYNPLFIYGGVGLGKTHLLNAIGHYIRNQYPNILVKYVTSEKFLNEFINSIRDDKSNLFQKKYRNNDVLLIDDIQFLGDKTRTQIEFFHTFNDLYNSNKQIVISSDRPPNNIPELEERLRSRFEWGLITDIQPPDLETRIAILRKFSMREGYQIPDGVMEYIADRIKSNIRELEGALIRVAAYASLNRIPIDINLSEEVLRDIFPENSSHIITINTIQKEACKYFSIPLKRFISKERTKEIALPRQIAMYLCRELTDSSLPKIGKSFGNRDHTTVLYAFSKISELLNQDRDIYNQIKEITNRIKKL